A DNA window from Cobetia marina contains the following coding sequences:
- the fabB gene encoding beta-ketoacyl-ACP synthase I yields the protein MRRVVVTGLGIVSCLGNDRQQVLESLQEGRSGIRRKEEYAELGFRSQVAGVVDINLEDHIDRKQLRFMGDAAAYAYISMEQAIADSGLSPEQVSNERTGLIAGSGGASSANQVEAADIMRAKGLRRVGPYRVTRTMGSTVSACLATPFKIKGINYSISSACATSAHCIGSAVEQIQLNKQDVVFAGGGEEEHWTLSCLFDAMGALSTSYNDSPETASRPYDTTRDGFVIAGGGGMLVLEELEHAKARGAKIYAEVTGYGATSDGHDMVAPSGEGAARCMRQAMATVNGKIDYINTHGTSTPVGDVAELKAIQEVFGADSPAMSSTKSLTGHSLGATGVQEAIYSLLMMENDFIAASANVSELDERADGLDIVTTRRDGVKIERVLSNSFGFGGTNACLILERFQD from the coding sequence ATGCGTAGAGTGGTAGTCACCGGGCTGGGCATTGTTTCCTGCCTGGGCAATGATCGCCAGCAGGTCCTGGAATCCCTCCAAGAGGGACGTTCCGGTATCCGCCGCAAAGAGGAATACGCCGAGCTTGGCTTCCGCAGCCAGGTCGCGGGCGTAGTCGACATCAACCTCGAAGACCATATCGATCGCAAGCAACTGCGTTTCATGGGAGATGCCGCGGCGTATGCCTACATCTCCATGGAGCAGGCGATCGCTGATTCCGGCCTGAGCCCGGAGCAGGTCTCCAACGAGCGTACCGGCCTGATCGCCGGTTCCGGTGGCGCATCTTCCGCCAACCAGGTCGAGGCCGCTGACATCATGCGCGCCAAGGGCCTGCGCCGCGTCGGACCGTACCGCGTCACCCGCACCATGGGCTCCACCGTCTCCGCGTGCCTGGCCACGCCGTTCAAGATCAAGGGCATCAACTACTCGATCTCCTCGGCCTGTGCGACATCGGCTCACTGCATCGGCAGCGCTGTCGAGCAGATCCAGCTGAACAAGCAGGACGTGGTCTTCGCTGGCGGCGGTGAAGAAGAACACTGGACACTGTCCTGCCTGTTCGATGCCATGGGCGCGCTCTCCACCAGTTACAACGACTCGCCGGAAACCGCGTCTCGTCCGTACGACACCACCCGTGACGGCTTCGTCATCGCTGGCGGTGGCGGCATGCTGGTACTGGAAGAGCTGGAGCACGCCAAGGCACGTGGCGCCAAGATCTACGCCGAAGTGACAGGCTACGGCGCAACGTCAGACGGCCACGACATGGTGGCACCGTCCGGTGAAGGCGCCGCACGCTGCATGCGTCAGGCGATGGCAACCGTGAACGGCAAGATCGACTACATCAATACTCACGGCACCTCGACGCCAGTGGGTGATGTCGCCGAACTCAAGGCCATCCAGGAAGTCTTCGGTGCGGACAGCCCGGCGATGAGCTCCACCAAGTCGCTGACCGGCCACTCTCTGGGCGCCACTGGCGTGCAGGAAGCCATCTACTCGCTGCTGATGATGGAGAACGACTTCATTGCCGCCTCCGCCAACGTCAGCGAACTGGATGAACGCGCCGACGGCCTCGATATCGTCACCACTCGCCGTGATGGCGTAAAGATCGAGCGTGTGCTCTCCAACAGCTTCGGCTTCGGTGGCACCAACGCCTGTCTGATCCTGGAGCGCTTCCAGGACTGA
- the fabA gene encoding 3-hydroxyacyl-[acyl-carrier-protein] dehydratase FabA: MTKQHSFTRDELLACGQGELFGPGNAQLPAPNMLMLDRITHISEEGGSHGKGQLIAELDITPDLWFFDCHFPGDPVMPGCLGLDAMWQLVGFHLGWLGNPGRGRALGCGEVKFSGQVLPTAKKVTYTINIKRVITRKLILGIADGTVTVDGRDIYQANDLRVGLFTSTANF, encoded by the coding sequence GTGACCAAGCAACACTCCTTTACTCGCGACGAGCTGCTGGCCTGCGGCCAGGGCGAACTCTTCGGCCCGGGCAATGCGCAACTGCCTGCTCCCAACATGCTGATGCTGGATCGCATCACTCACATCAGTGAGGAAGGCGGTAGCCACGGCAAGGGGCAGTTGATCGCTGAGCTCGATATCACTCCGGACCTGTGGTTCTTCGACTGCCACTTCCCGGGCGATCCGGTCATGCCGGGCTGCCTGGGCCTCGATGCCATGTGGCAACTGGTCGGATTCCACCTCGGCTGGCTTGGCAACCCGGGCCGCGGTCGTGCGCTGGGCTGCGGAGAAGTGAAATTCTCCGGTCAGGTCCTGCCGACCGCCAAGAAGGTGACCTACACCATCAACATCAAGCGGGTCATCACTCGCAAGCTGATCCTCGGCATCGCCGATGGCACAGTCACCGTTGATGGCCGCGACATCTATCAGGCCAACGACCTGCGCGTCGGTCTGTTCACCTCCACTGCGAACTTCTGA
- a CDS encoding lysophospholipid acyltransferase family protein: MNALRSVLFYFGYFMALLLSALVLVPVAACLPLKARYRVLHSYNHLVLWWFRLTCGVRVEVSGREQLPEGACVLLSNHQSEWETIYLQVVKRPLCTVLKQELLKIPVFGWGLKLLEPIPLDRKQPAKALKQVLSVGTQRLKDGFTVLIFPEGTRLAPGTRKKFNKSGAAIACRAGVPVVPVAHNAGEIWPNDSWIKRSGTLHVVFGPAIETTGRKPDAVIADVEGWVEDTLQRISRTPRPPLEEKAPADSVGV; encoded by the coding sequence GTGAATGCACTGCGTAGTGTGTTGTTTTACTTCGGTTATTTCATGGCGTTGCTGCTCAGTGCCCTGGTGCTGGTACCCGTGGCAGCCTGCTTGCCGCTCAAGGCACGTTATCGCGTTCTGCATAGTTACAACCACCTTGTGCTCTGGTGGTTCCGTCTTACCTGTGGCGTCAGGGTAGAGGTCAGCGGACGTGAGCAGCTGCCCGAAGGGGCATGCGTTCTGCTCTCCAACCACCAGAGTGAGTGGGAAACCATCTATCTGCAGGTGGTCAAGCGGCCGCTGTGCACCGTGCTCAAGCAGGAGTTGCTCAAGATTCCCGTCTTCGGTTGGGGGCTCAAGCTGCTTGAGCCGATTCCGCTGGACCGCAAGCAGCCCGCCAAGGCGCTCAAGCAGGTGTTGAGCGTGGGAACGCAGCGGCTCAAGGATGGCTTCACGGTGCTGATCTTCCCGGAAGGGACGCGCCTGGCACCGGGGACGCGCAAGAAATTCAACAAGTCAGGTGCCGCGATTGCCTGTCGTGCTGGAGTGCCGGTCGTCCCGGTGGCCCACAATGCAGGCGAGATCTGGCCCAATGACAGCTGGATCAAGCGTTCTGGCACCCTGCATGTCGTCTTCGGGCCTGCGATCGAGACCACCGGCCGCAAGCCGGATGCGGTGATCGCGGATGTCGAGGGGTGGGTGGAAGACACCTTGCAGCGGATATCCCGCACTCCACGTCCGCCACTCGAGGAAAAGGCACCGGCAGACAGCGTGGGCGTCTGA